One Pseudomonas tolaasii NCPPB 2192 genomic window carries:
- a CDS encoding dicarboxylate/amino acid:cation symporter: MTIRKLLGTLYVQVLIAIALGVLIGHEWPQIGIDLKPLGDGFIKLIKMIIGPIIFCTVVSGITSMHDVKQVGRVGGKALLYFEVVSTIALLIGILSAHLLHPGVGFNIDVKTLDGSAIAGFVGQAQHSEGVTGFLLNIIPGTFFDAFAKGEILPVLFISVLFGLGLVMVGEKARPLVGVINQASEVFFRIVGMISRVAPIGAFGAIAFTIGKYGVGSLLPLLKLVGTFYITAFFFVAVVLGSIARYAGFSIFKLMGYIKSELLIVLGTSSSESALPQLIQKLERLGASKGVVGIVVPTGYTFNLDGTNIYMTLAVLFLAQATNTHLPLEQQLTLLAVAMLTSKGAGAVVGAGFVALAASLAVVPTVPVAAMVLILGVDRFMAECRSLTNIIGNAVAALVVAAWEGELDREKMAPIALKHGRHARAAAKAKIAAE, from the coding sequence ATGACAATCAGAAAACTGCTGGGAACCCTGTATGTGCAGGTGCTCATCGCCATCGCGCTGGGTGTGTTGATCGGCCATGAGTGGCCGCAAATCGGCATCGACCTCAAGCCGCTGGGCGACGGGTTCATCAAACTGATCAAGATGATCATCGGCCCGATCATCTTCTGCACGGTGGTGTCCGGCATCACCAGCATGCACGACGTGAAACAGGTGGGTCGGGTCGGCGGCAAGGCGCTGCTGTACTTCGAGGTCGTGTCCACCATCGCCCTGCTGATCGGCATCCTTTCCGCGCACCTGCTGCACCCCGGCGTGGGCTTCAATATCGATGTGAAAACCCTCGACGGCTCGGCCATCGCCGGTTTTGTCGGCCAGGCGCAACACAGTGAAGGCGTGACCGGTTTTCTGCTGAACATCATCCCGGGCACCTTTTTCGATGCCTTCGCCAAGGGTGAAATCCTGCCGGTGCTGTTTATCTCCGTGCTGTTCGGTTTGGGCCTGGTGATGGTCGGCGAAAAGGCGCGACCGCTGGTGGGTGTGATCAACCAGGCAAGCGAAGTGTTTTTCCGCATTGTCGGCATGATCAGCCGGGTGGCGCCGATTGGTGCGTTTGGTGCGATTGCCTTCACCATCGGCAAATACGGTGTGGGTTCGCTGCTGCCGCTGCTCAAACTGGTGGGCACCTTCTATATCACCGCGTTTTTCTTTGTCGCCGTGGTGCTGGGCAGCATCGCGCGTTACGCAGGCTTCAGCATTTTCAAGTTGATGGGCTATATCAAGTCGGAACTGTTGATCGTGCTGGGCACCAGCTCTTCGGAGTCCGCCCTGCCGCAATTGATCCAGAAACTGGAGCGCCTCGGCGCCTCCAAGGGCGTGGTGGGCATCGTGGTGCCGACCGGCTACACCTTCAACCTCGACGGCACCAACATCTATATGACCCTGGCGGTGCTGTTCCTGGCCCAGGCCACCAATACCCACCTGCCGCTGGAACAACAGTTGACCTTGCTGGCGGTCGCAATGCTGACCTCCAAAGGCGCCGGAGCCGTGGTCGGTGCGGGTTTTGTGGCACTGGCCGCGAGCCTGGCGGTGGTGCCGACCGTGCCGGTGGCGGCGATGGTGTTGATCCTGGGCGTCGACCGCTTCATGGCCGAATGCCGCTCGCTGACCAATATCATCGGCAACGCCGTGGCCGCGCTGGTGGTCGCTGCCTGGGAAGGTGAGCTGGACCGCGAAAAAATGGCCCCGATTGCCCTCAAGCATGGCCGCCACGCGCGGGCTGCCGCCAAGGCGAAGATCGCCGCCGAGTAA
- a CDS encoding thiamine pyrophosphate-binding protein, producing MSKVAAVPPSPLQAFWLKWRFHINVLLLLIPLGFMPKYFADAALFRGDTGIGERVVGDVQVGPWSLTLAEFRNEGPQPDPAGPMKFFNAALCDTCAGQVKATYLRIGKPRSLRAAGVIFFGTPYRMAAALPIPERTPADAELWITMEGWDGSMHQGSIPLSQASPATLAWLNKRGVKP from the coding sequence ATGAGCAAGGTCGCCGCTGTCCCCCCTTCGCCGCTGCAGGCCTTTTGGCTGAAATGGCGCTTCCACATCAACGTGCTGCTGTTGCTTATACCGCTGGGGTTCATGCCCAAGTACTTTGCCGATGCCGCGCTGTTTCGTGGTGATACCGGTATCGGCGAGCGCGTGGTGGGCGACGTACAGGTGGGGCCCTGGAGCCTGACGCTCGCCGAGTTCCGCAACGAAGGCCCGCAACCAGACCCGGCCGGGCCCATGAAGTTTTTCAACGCGGCCTTGTGCGACACCTGCGCCGGGCAGGTCAAGGCCACTTACCTGCGCATCGGTAAACCGCGCAGTCTACGGGCTGCCGGGGTGATCTTTTTTGGCACGCCATACCGTATGGCCGCTGCGCTGCCCATTCCTGAACGCACGCCCGCCGACGCCGAACTGTGGATCACCATGGAAGGCTGGGACGGCAGCATGCACCAGGGTTCCATCCCGCTGAGCCAAGCCTCGCCTGCCACCCTGGCCTGGCTGAACAAGAGAGGAGTCAAACCATGA
- a CDS encoding PepSY-associated TM helix domain-containing protein gives MSKKSRSKLWFLVHSWLALPIWFFVLIVCVTGTLAVVSQEIVWLANPDIRASKPTDDAEPLSYDQVISAIKRAEPQVIVQSLSRPDESHFALSVDLSYPDGRSVEVYVNPYTGAIQGISPSFNFRQFTRALHGWWLVPFTNGYSWGWYLVSLLGLPLLASLVTGLVVYKRFWKGFFRPTLRIRHGARIFWGDFHRLSGIWSIWFIAVISITGTWFLIQAILGDNQISISSEPVVPVIAREKVPTSAPGVPAPMIPLDDAIKIATQRIPGLEASFVSLPLNAYSHLQIGGRGWYPLMYQTAQINPYDGEIASSHLLSDRSKLEFVTESMRPLHTGDFGGIWIKLIWAFFGLVLSMMVLSGLLIWTKRTALATLNALKREAKAPRRPAPIPAMQAETSESNR, from the coding sequence ATGTCGAAGAAGTCACGCTCAAAACTCTGGTTTCTCGTACACAGTTGGCTGGCATTGCCCATCTGGTTTTTTGTCCTGATCGTCTGCGTCACCGGCACCCTGGCGGTGGTGAGCCAGGAAATCGTGTGGCTGGCCAACCCGGACATCCGCGCGAGCAAACCCACGGATGACGCCGAACCCCTGAGCTATGACCAGGTGATCAGCGCCATCAAGCGCGCCGAACCCCAGGTGATCGTGCAATCCCTCAGCCGGCCGGACGAATCGCACTTTGCCTTGAGTGTCGACCTCAGCTATCCGGATGGCCGCTCCGTGGAGGTTTACGTCAACCCCTATACCGGAGCGATCCAGGGCATCAGCCCGTCGTTCAACTTCCGCCAGTTCACCCGCGCACTGCACGGCTGGTGGCTGGTGCCGTTTACCAATGGCTACAGCTGGGGCTGGTACCTGGTGTCATTGCTGGGCTTGCCGCTGCTGGCATCGCTGGTCACCGGGCTGGTGGTGTACAAACGGTTCTGGAAAGGCTTTTTCCGGCCGACCCTGCGTATCCGCCACGGCGCGCGGATTTTCTGGGGGGATTTCCACCGCCTGAGCGGCATCTGGTCGATCTGGTTCATCGCCGTCATTTCCATCACCGGCACCTGGTTCCTGATTCAGGCCATCCTGGGCGACAACCAGATTTCCATCTCCAGCGAGCCCGTGGTTCCGGTCATCGCCCGCGAAAAAGTCCCGACCTCCGCGCCGGGTGTACCGGCCCCCATGATTCCCCTGGATGACGCCATCAAGATTGCCACCCAACGCATTCCGGGGCTGGAGGCCAGCTTTGTGAGCCTGCCGCTCAACGCCTACAGCCACCTGCAGATTGGTGGCCGGGGCTGGTACCCGTTGATGTACCAGACGGCACAAATCAACCCGTATGACGGTGAAATCGCCTCTTCGCACCTGCTGTCCGACCGCTCCAAACTGGAGTTCGTCACCGAATCCATGCGCCCGTTGCACACCGGCGACTTCGGCGGCATCTGGATCAAGCTGATCTGGGCCTTCTTTGGTCTGGTGCTGAGCATGATGGTGCTGAGCGGCCTGCTGATCTGGACCAAGCGCACCGCGCTGGCCACCCTCAACGCCCTCAAGCGTGAGGCCAAGGCGCCACGCCGGCCGGCGCCCATCCCCGCCATGCAGGCTGAAACCTCGGAGAGCAACCGATGA
- a CDS encoding metal ABC transporter substrate-binding protein: MSTSSPLLRLLLVSLFSLMLAPLANAEAAKRLRIGITLHPYYSYVANIVGDKADVVPLIPAGFNPHAYEPRAEDIKRIGTLDVIVLNGVGHDDFADRMIATSERPDIPVIEANANVPLLAATGNAARGAGKVVNPHTFLSISASIAQVNNIARELGKLDPDNAKTYTQNARAYGKRLRQMRADALAKLTSAPNPDLRVATVHAAYDYLLREFGLEVTAVVEPAHGIEPSPSQLKKTIDELRALDVKVIFSEMDFPSTYVETIQRESGVKLYPLSHISYGEYTPEKYEVEMTGNLNTVVRAIQESGA, from the coding sequence ATGTCTACTTCATCACCCTTGTTACGCCTTTTACTGGTCAGCCTGTTCAGCCTGATGCTCGCGCCGCTGGCGAATGCCGAGGCGGCAAAACGCTTGCGCATCGGCATCACCCTGCATCCTTACTACAGCTACGTCGCCAATATCGTCGGCGATAAGGCTGACGTCGTGCCGTTGATCCCAGCCGGCTTCAACCCTCATGCCTACGAACCGCGCGCCGAGGACATCAAGCGTATCGGCACGCTGGACGTGATCGTGCTCAACGGCGTCGGCCATGACGACTTCGCCGACCGCATGATCGCCACCAGTGAGCGCCCGGACATCCCGGTGATCGAGGCCAACGCCAACGTGCCGCTGCTGGCCGCCACCGGCAACGCCGCACGCGGTGCGGGCAAGGTGGTCAACCCGCACACCTTTCTGTCGATCAGCGCCTCGATCGCCCAGGTCAACAACATCGCCCGCGAACTGGGAAAGCTCGACCCGGACAACGCCAAGACCTACACCCAGAACGCCCGCGCTTATGGCAAACGCCTGCGCCAGATGCGCGCCGACGCCCTGGCCAAGCTGACCAGCGCACCCAACCCGGACCTGCGCGTGGCCACCGTGCACGCGGCCTATGATTACCTGCTGCGTGAGTTTGGCCTGGAAGTGACGGCGGTGGTCGAGCCCGCGCACGGTATCGAGCCGAGCCCGAGCCAGCTGAAAAAGACCATCGATGAACTGCGTGCCCTTGACGTGAAAGTGATCTTCTCGGAGATGGATTTCCCGTCCACCTATGTGGAGACCATCCAGCGTGAATCCGGGGTCAAGTTGTACCCGCTGTCGCACATTTCCTACGGCGAATACACCCCTGAAAAATACGAAGTGGAAATGACCGGCAACCTCAACACCGTGGTACGGGCGATTCAGGAGTCGGGCGCATGA
- a CDS encoding LysR substrate-binding domain-containing protein: MTNKKDTVPLPEDLRVFLTVIRKAGFAAAADELGLSPAYVSKRIQILETTLATRLLHRTSRRIALTEDGERVQRWAVRILEDFQQLSDELSDAHDSPRGHLHLCSSFGFGRNHVAPALSLLAEQYPDLEIRLDLFDRVVDIVSEGFDLEIRVGDDIPGQHIGRRLVSNRRVLCAAPAYLKRRGTPQQLSDLEHHDCLVLKERDNAFGIWNLERDGASESVRVRGPLSSNNGEIVLQWALDGRGVLLRSMWDVKPLLEQGKLVQVLHDYTQSANVWAVYPTRLAYSGKLRACVEFLQEHFKGLSI; the protein is encoded by the coding sequence ATGACTAACAAGAAAGATACCGTGCCCCTACCCGAAGACCTACGGGTGTTCCTGACTGTGATCCGCAAGGCCGGCTTCGCTGCCGCCGCCGATGAGCTGGGGTTGTCGCCGGCGTATGTCAGCAAGCGTATCCAGATCCTTGAAACCACCCTGGCCACCCGCCTGCTGCACCGCACCAGCCGCCGCATCGCCCTGACCGAAGACGGCGAACGCGTGCAGCGCTGGGCCGTGCGCATCCTCGAAGATTTCCAGCAACTCTCCGATGAACTCTCCGACGCCCATGACAGCCCGCGAGGCCACCTGCACTTGTGCAGCAGTTTCGGTTTTGGCCGCAACCATGTGGCGCCTGCCCTGTCGTTGCTGGCGGAACAGTACCCGGACCTGGAAATCCGCCTGGACCTGTTCGACCGGGTGGTGGACATCGTCAGCGAAGGCTTTGACCTGGAAATTCGCGTGGGCGACGACATCCCCGGCCAGCACATCGGCCGCCGCCTGGTGAGTAACCGCCGCGTGCTGTGCGCCGCACCGGCTTACCTCAAACGCCGTGGTACACCACAGCAACTGAGCGACCTGGAACACCACGATTGCCTGGTGCTCAAGGAGCGCGACAACGCGTTTGGCATCTGGAACCTGGAACGCGACGGCGCGTCCGAAAGCGTGCGCGTGCGCGGGCCGCTGTCGTCGAACAATGGCGAGATTGTGTTGCAGTGGGCATTGGACGGGCGCGGTGTATTGCTGCGCTCAATGTGGGATGTGAAGCCGCTGCTGGAGCAAGGCAAGCTGGTGCAGGTGCTGCACGACTACACCCAGAGCGCCAATGTGTGGGCGGTATACCCGACACGACTGGCGTATTCCGGCAAGCTGCGCGCCTGCGTGGAGTTTTTGCAGGAGCACTTCAAGGGGCTCTCGATTTAG
- a CDS encoding DUF6162 family protein, translating to MTTTQVVRPAGAGHETLYVLLLCLIILAVAGTVIALHGDTREVATLPRHQLDARRDLSAAEQGIYADLRVTLDEIHLLQEEQNTLPTPEQLAEEGFAPFVQDASSVSRGDHRWQLIEPGAYLGLSRTPATSGSLLMRVHGAEPDIWLNRQANLAPPSDLTDPALIAAGWQQVVTQFDAGVTRQHRH from the coding sequence ATGACCACCACACAGGTTGTACGCCCCGCGGGTGCCGGCCATGAAACCCTCTACGTCCTGCTGCTGTGCCTGATCATCCTCGCGGTGGCCGGCACGGTGATCGCCTTGCACGGTGACACCCGGGAAGTGGCCACCCTGCCCCGCCATCAACTGGATGCCCGCCGCGACCTCAGTGCCGCCGAGCAAGGGATCTACGCCGACCTGCGGGTGACCCTGGACGAAATCCACCTGCTGCAGGAGGAGCAAAACACCCTGCCGACGCCTGAGCAGTTGGCCGAAGAAGGCTTCGCCCCGTTTGTGCAGGACGCCAGTTCGGTCAGCCGTGGCGACCATCGCTGGCAGCTGATTGAACCCGGCGCCTACCTGGGCTTGAGCCGGACGCCGGCCACCAGCGGCTCACTGTTGATGCGAGTCCACGGCGCCGAGCCGGACATCTGGCTCAACCGCCAGGCCAACCTTGCCCCGCCTTCCGACCTGACCGACCCGGCGCTGATCGCCGCCGGCTGGCAGCAGGTGGTCACGCAATTCGATGCCGGCGTGACCCGCCAGCACCGTCACTGA
- the leuD gene encoding 3-isopropylmalate dehydratase small subunit: MSLQPFTLVTGKAAPMLAANIDTDVIMPKQFLKGIDRSGLDRGLFFDLRFLASGELNPEFVLNQPAWQGAGFMVVGPNFGCGSSREHAVWGLKQMGIRALIGSSFAGIFYDNCQRNGVLLITLEETVLQQLGQFVSQPAQAQISVNLEAQEIHLADGQVIPFQIDTLRKTALLLGLDAIGSTLQRSDEIKAFEQRHLAANPWLS, encoded by the coding sequence ATGAGCCTGCAACCTTTCACCCTGGTCACCGGCAAGGCCGCGCCCATGCTCGCGGCGAATATCGACACCGACGTGATCATGCCCAAGCAGTTTCTCAAAGGCATTGACCGCAGCGGGCTGGATCGCGGTTTGTTTTTTGACCTGCGTTTCCTCGCGTCCGGCGAACTGAACCCTGAGTTCGTGCTGAACCAGCCGGCCTGGCAAGGTGCCGGCTTTATGGTGGTCGGGCCGAACTTCGGTTGTGGTTCCAGCCGTGAACACGCGGTGTGGGGCCTGAAACAAATGGGCATTCGCGCGCTGATCGGCAGCAGCTTTGCCGGGATTTTCTATGACAACTGCCAGCGTAACGGCGTGTTGTTGATCACGCTGGAAGAGACGGTGTTGCAGCAATTGGGGCAATTTGTGAGTCAGCCTGCGCAGGCGCAGATCAGTGTGAATCTGGAGGCGCAGGAAATTCACTTGGCGGATGGCCAGGTGATCCCGTTCCAGATCGATACCTTGCGCAAGACTGCGCTGTTGCTGGGGCTGGATGCGATTGGCAGTACGTTGCAGCGCAGCGATGAGATCAAGGCGTTTGAGCAGCGTCACCTCGCGGCCAACCCCTGGCTAAGCTGA
- a CDS encoding alpha/beta fold hydrolase — protein MFAGFQKDRCHVNGVDISYRKGGTGPGLLLLHGHPQTHVIWHKVAEQLAEHFTVVAADLRGYGDSSKPPADDNHASYSKREMARDGVELMQALGFDTFSVLAHDRGARVAHRLALDHPHAVQRMVLLDIAPTLAMYAQTDEAFARAYWHWFFLIRPAPLPEALIESNPELYLRSVMGSRSAGLKPFTDEAFAEYLRCLSLPGSATGICEDYRAAAGIDLEHDRADIDAGNHLNLPLLVMWGAEGTVGRCFEPLKEWQKVATDVRGKALPAGHYIAEEIPELLLGEVLTFLR, from the coding sequence CTGCTCCTGCTGCACGGGCACCCGCAAACCCACGTCATCTGGCACAAAGTCGCCGAACAACTCGCCGAGCATTTCACCGTGGTCGCTGCCGACCTGCGTGGTTATGGCGACAGCAGCAAGCCACCGGCGGATGACAATCACGCCAGCTATTCAAAACGCGAAATGGCCCGCGACGGCGTCGAGCTGATGCAAGCCCTGGGTTTCGACACCTTCTCGGTGCTGGCCCACGACCGGGGCGCCCGCGTTGCCCACCGCCTGGCGCTGGACCACCCGCATGCCGTACAACGCATGGTGCTGCTGGACATCGCGCCGACACTGGCGATGTACGCCCAGACCGACGAAGCCTTTGCCCGCGCCTACTGGCACTGGTTCTTCCTGATCCGCCCGGCGCCGTTGCCCGAAGCCCTGATCGAAAGCAACCCCGAGCTGTACCTGCGCAGCGTGATGGGCAGCCGCAGCGCCGGGCTCAAACCCTTCACCGACGAAGCGTTCGCCGAATACCTGCGCTGCCTGAGCTTGCCCGGCAGCGCCACCGGCATCTGCGAGGACTACCGTGCTGCCGCCGGTATCGACCTCGAACATGACAGGGCGGACATCGACGCCGGCAACCACCTCAACCTGCCGTTGCTGGTGATGTGGGGCGCCGAAGGCACTGTCGGCCGCTGTTTCGAGCCGCTCAAGGAGTGGCAGAAAGTCGCCACCGACGTGCGTGGCAAGGCCCTGCCGGCCGGCCATTACATCGCTGAAGAAATCCCCGAGTTGTTGCTCGGCGAAGTCCTGACCTTCCTTCGCTGA
- the leuC gene encoding 3-isopropylmalate dehydratase large subunit, producing the protein MTARTLYDKHIDSHTVCPLDDQGHVLLYIDRQVINEYTSPQAFSGLREAGRDVWRPGTALAVVDHVNPTTPKRIAAMPDAGGARQVSYLAENCADFGIELLDILDKRQGIEHVIAPEQGFILPGMVIAAGDSHTTTYGALGAFGFGIGTSEIEHLLASQTLVYKRLKSMRVTVDGELAPGLTSKDVIMALIGKIGASGATGYAIEFRGSTIDALSVEARMTICNMAVEAGARGAFMAPDEKVFAYLKGKPRAPQGELWEQALVGWRQLHSDADAVFDQEVQLDANALEPMVTWGTSPDQAAPIGACVPDPQDVSDLILRQDMRRALNYMGLEAGMPLSEIVISHAFIGSCTNARIEDLRDAASVVRGKHVAEHVRAMIVPGSTEVRDQAEAEGLAAIFIDAGFEWRQSGCSMCLAMNDDVLAPGDRCASSTNRNFEGRQGAGARTHLMSPAMVAAAAITGRLTDIRHFGDRT; encoded by the coding sequence ATGACTGCCAGAACCCTCTACGACAAACACATCGACTCCCACACGGTGTGCCCCCTGGATGACCAGGGCCATGTCCTGCTTTATATCGACCGCCAGGTGATCAACGAATACACCAGCCCCCAGGCATTCAGCGGCCTGCGTGAGGCCGGGCGTGATGTTTGGCGCCCCGGCACGGCGCTGGCGGTGGTCGACCACGTAAACCCCACCACGCCCAAGCGGATCGCGGCCATGCCGGATGCGGGCGGCGCGCGGCAGGTGTCGTACCTGGCGGAAAACTGCGCGGATTTCGGCATCGAACTGCTGGATATCCTCGACAAACGCCAGGGTATCGAGCACGTAATCGCCCCCGAGCAGGGCTTCATTCTGCCGGGCATGGTGATCGCCGCCGGTGACAGCCACACCACCACTTACGGTGCCCTCGGCGCGTTCGGGTTCGGCATCGGCACCTCGGAAATCGAGCACTTGCTGGCGTCGCAAACCCTGGTCTACAAACGCCTTAAAAGCATGCGCGTGACCGTCGATGGCGAACTGGCGCCGGGCTTGACCTCCAAAGACGTGATCATGGCGCTGATCGGCAAGATCGGCGCATCCGGCGCAACCGGTTATGCCATTGAATTCCGTGGTTCGACCATTGACGCGCTGAGCGTCGAGGCACGCATGACCATCTGCAACATGGCGGTGGAAGCCGGTGCGCGCGGTGCGTTCATGGCGCCGGACGAAAAAGTCTTCGCCTACCTCAAGGGCAAACCCCGCGCGCCACAGGGTGAATTGTGGGAGCAGGCCCTGGTGGGCTGGCGCCAACTGCATTCAGACGCCGACGCCGTGTTCGACCAGGAAGTGCAGCTCGACGCCAACGCCCTGGAACCCATGGTCACCTGGGGCACCAGCCCCGACCAGGCCGCGCCGATTGGCGCCTGCGTGCCCGACCCGCAGGACGTCAGCGACCTGATCCTGCGCCAGGACATGCGCCGCGCGCTCAATTACATGGGCCTGGAAGCCGGCATGCCGTTGAGTGAAATCGTCATCAGCCACGCGTTTATCGGTTCCTGCACCAACGCGCGCATCGAAGACCTGCGCGACGCGGCCAGCGTAGTGCGTGGCAAACACGTGGCCGAGCACGTGCGGGCGATGATCGTGCCGGGCTCCACCGAAGTACGCGACCAGGCCGAAGCCGAAGGGCTGGCAGCCATTTTTATCGACGCCGGTTTCGAATGGCGCCAGTCCGGCTGCTCGATGTGCCTGGCAATGAACGACGACGTGCTCGCCCCCGGCGACCGCTGCGCCTCCAGCACCAACCGCAACTTTGAAGGCCGCCAGGGCGCGGGCGCACGCACCCACCTGATGAGCCCGGCGATGGTCGCCGCTGCCGCCATCACCGGCCGCCTCACCGATATCCGCCATTTTGGAGACCGCACATGA
- a CDS encoding metal ABC transporter ATP-binding protein produces the protein MTAAEQLSIASIGPTIDFDQVSLTLGRTVILDSVSFQVQPGSIHALVGPNGGGKSSLIKTLLGQTPHQGQLRLHWPDSVGIVGYVPQALEFDRGLPMTVDDFMAAMCQRRPAFLGVSRHYAGAIGEALERVGMQHKRKRRMGALSGGERQRVLLAQGLIPAPQLLVLDEPMSALDEAGIQVFERLLNDWRLAGITVLWIEHDLEAVGRLADRVTGLNRRVLFDATPKEALTPDRLLTLFSTHPRSPAQ, from the coding sequence ATGACGGCAGCGGAGCAACTGAGCATCGCCAGCATTGGCCCGACTATCGACTTCGACCAGGTATCGCTGACCCTGGGCCGCACGGTAATTCTCGATAGCGTGAGCTTCCAGGTACAGCCGGGCAGTATCCATGCGCTGGTGGGGCCGAACGGCGGCGGAAAAAGCTCGCTGATCAAGACGCTGCTGGGGCAAACGCCGCATCAGGGGCAATTGCGCCTGCACTGGCCCGACTCGGTGGGCATCGTTGGTTATGTGCCTCAGGCACTGGAGTTCGACCGCGGTTTGCCCATGACCGTGGACGATTTCATGGCCGCCATGTGCCAGCGACGCCCGGCGTTTCTCGGCGTGTCCAGACATTACGCCGGCGCAATTGGCGAAGCGCTGGAACGGGTGGGCATGCAGCACAAACGCAAACGGCGCATGGGTGCGCTCTCCGGTGGTGAGCGTCAGCGCGTGCTGCTCGCCCAGGGCCTGATTCCGGCGCCGCAATTGCTGGTGCTGGATGAGCCGATGTCGGCCCTCGACGAGGCCGGCATCCAGGTCTTCGAGCGGTTGTTGAATGACTGGCGTCTGGCCGGAATCACCGTGCTGTGGATCGAGCACGACCTTGAAGCCGTGGGCCGCCTGGCCGATCGCGTCACCGGCCTGAACCGCCGCGTGCTGTTCGACGCCACGCCAAAAGAGGCGCTGACCCCGGATCGCCTGCTGACCCTGTTCTCCACCCACCCTCGGAGCCCGGCGCAATGA
- a CDS encoding metal ABC transporter permease translates to MSYEAFRLMVQGWASSGYLPEALAYGFVVNALLAGLLIGPVLGGLGTLVVVKRFAFFSEAVGHAALTGVAVGILLGEPYTGPYGALFGYCLLFGILLNYLRNRTGLAPDTLIGVFLSVSLALGASLLLILAGKINVHILENVLFGSVLTVNGNDLLVLAIVGSLVMALALPLYNRIMLASFNPQLAAVRGVAVKTLDYLFVILVTLITVAAVKVIGAILVGALLVIPAAAARLLSQSLKGFFWVSVVIATVSTLCGILLPIIFDLPIPSGAAIILMAGIAFACAAIARGTVPSLKGNLG, encoded by the coding sequence ATGAGTTACGAAGCGTTTCGTTTGATGGTCCAGGGCTGGGCCTCCTCCGGGTACCTGCCGGAAGCGCTGGCCTATGGGTTTGTGGTCAACGCCTTGCTGGCCGGGCTGCTGATCGGCCCGGTACTGGGCGGGCTGGGCACGTTGGTGGTGGTCAAGCGCTTTGCGTTTTTCTCCGAAGCGGTCGGCCATGCCGCACTGACCGGCGTGGCCGTGGGCATCCTGCTCGGTGAGCCCTACACCGGGCCGTACGGCGCCTTGTTCGGCTACTGCCTGCTGTTCGGCATCCTGCTCAACTACCTGCGTAACCGCACCGGGCTCGCGCCGGACACCTTGATCGGCGTGTTCCTGTCGGTGTCCCTGGCATTGGGTGCGAGTTTGCTGCTGATACTGGCGGGCAAGATTAACGTGCACATTCTGGAAAACGTACTGTTCGGCTCGGTGCTGACGGTCAATGGCAATGACCTGCTGGTGCTGGCGATTGTCGGTTCGCTGGTCATGGCCCTGGCGCTGCCGCTGTACAACCGCATCATGCTCGCCAGTTTCAACCCGCAACTGGCGGCAGTGCGCGGCGTGGCGGTGAAGACCCTGGATTACCTGTTCGTGATTCTGGTGACGCTGATCACCGTGGCGGCGGTCAAGGTGATCGGTGCGATTCTGGTCGGCGCATTGCTGGTGATCCCGGCCGCGGCGGCGCGCTTGCTGAGCCAGTCGCTCAAGGGGTTTTTCTGGGTATCCGTGGTCATCGCCACCGTCAGCACCCTGTGCGGCATCTTGCTGCCGATCATCTTCGACCTGCCCATCCCTTCCGGTGCGGCGATCATTCTAATGGCCGGTATTGCCTTCGCCTGCGCCGCCATCGCGCGCGGCACCGTGCCCAGCCTCAAAGGGAATCTTGGATAA